A genomic region of Exiguobacterium sp. Helios contains the following coding sequences:
- a CDS encoding flagellar hook-basal body protein, whose protein sequence is MQSLYTSASTMAQLQKQLDTTGHNLANANTNGYKRRDSQFNELLVRNLNNQPAGLTTGPLTTPAGLRLGVGGYVANEATRFATGTFQNTGRKLDAALSNPHHFFGVIDADGVTKFTRDGNFELSPQANGQVLLTDDAGRSVINQANEPITFPDNATSIELNKDGNITGVLNGERRVLARIGVADIPNHGELTDVGGGLFTATGQYQNTTTVNPLTVGTLETSNVDMATEMTNLTQIQRAYQFNSKALTTSDQMMGIVTSLK, encoded by the coding sequence ATGCAATCACTTTATACATCGGCCAGTACGATGGCTCAGCTTCAAAAACAGCTTGATACGACGGGGCATAATTTGGCGAACGCCAATACGAACGGATACAAACGACGGGATTCCCAGTTCAATGAACTGCTCGTCCGGAATCTGAATAACCAACCGGCGGGACTGACGACCGGACCGCTGACGACACCTGCTGGTCTCCGACTCGGTGTCGGCGGATACGTCGCCAATGAAGCGACACGCTTCGCAACCGGGACGTTCCAAAATACCGGGCGCAAGCTGGATGCGGCCCTCAGCAATCCCCATCATTTCTTTGGCGTGATTGATGCGGACGGCGTGACGAAGTTTACACGCGACGGCAATTTTGAATTGTCACCGCAGGCAAACGGTCAAGTCTTGTTGACGGATGATGCCGGACGATCGGTCATCAATCAGGCGAACGAACCAATCACGTTCCCGGACAATGCGACTTCGATTGAACTGAACAAGGATGGCAACATCACCGGTGTCCTGAACGGGGAACGGCGTGTACTCGCCCGGATTGGCGTCGCTGATATTCCGAACCACGGGGAATTAACGGATGTCGGAGGCGGACTCTTTACCGCGACGGGACAATACCAGAACACGACAACCGTGAATCCGTTGACGGTCGGAACACTTGAGACCTCGAATGTCGATATGGCGACGGAGATGACGAACTTGACGCAGATTCAGCGGGCCTATCAGTTCAATTCAAAAGCCTTGACGACATCGGACCAGATGATGGGCATCGTGACGTCGCTGAAATAA
- a CDS encoding flagellar hook-basal body protein, whose translation MLRGMYTASGAMQALQRQQEMLSNNLANARTPGFRADQASLRTFPEMMIQQSGVNEQSGVRSRGTVGKLATGVFMQAATPNFALGSITETGNATDIQISSLEGAALFTIRHADPATGEEETLYTTNGQFAVGQDGLLRTTENDLVLGEDGQPLNVVNEDFVVSADGAVTDGNGQAIGNLGLVVTNQPETLERTGNGLFRSPDALNAGAVKVDQGVLELGNVEVEQTMTEMNAGLRQFEANQKVIQAYDRTAERAVSEIGRVR comes from the coding sequence ATGTTACGAGGAATGTATACGGCGTCTGGTGCGATGCAGGCGTTACAACGGCAACAAGAAATGTTAAGTAATAACCTGGCCAATGCGCGGACGCCGGGCTTCCGGGCCGATCAGGCGTCCCTCCGGACCTTTCCGGAGATGATGATCCAGCAGTCGGGCGTCAACGAACAATCCGGTGTCCGCTCGCGCGGGACAGTCGGGAAACTTGCGACCGGTGTTTTCATGCAGGCCGCGACACCGAACTTCGCTCTCGGCTCGATTACAGAGACAGGTAACGCAACGGATATTCAAATCAGTTCGCTTGAAGGAGCAGCCCTGTTTACGATCCGGCATGCCGATCCTGCGACCGGTGAAGAAGAGACACTCTATACGACGAACGGTCAGTTCGCCGTCGGACAGGACGGTCTCCTGCGGACGACGGAAAATGATCTTGTCCTCGGTGAAGACGGTCAACCGCTGAACGTCGTCAATGAAGATTTTGTTGTCAGTGCGGACGGTGCCGTCACGGACGGGAACGGTCAAGCCATCGGTAACCTCGGTCTTGTCGTGACGAATCAGCCGGAGACGCTTGAACGGACCGGGAACGGTCTGTTCCGTTCGCCGGACGCGTTAAACGCCGGTGCCGTCAAAGTCGATCAAGGAGTGCTCGAACTCGGGAATGTCGAAGTCGAACAGACGATGACAGAGATGAACGCCGGTCTCCGTCAATTCGAAGCCAATCAGAAAGTCATCCAGGCCTATGACCGGACCGCTGAAAGAGCAGTCTCGGAAATCGGACGCGTCCGTTAA
- a CDS encoding PAS domain-containing protein encodes MPFFKKKNTESFINGSLDFKQLVDATHFLENHPDAVYILNLEGEIVSYNQKLSLLLGYGGKQLHHQHFNEFITPTEAKRRTPLKQRILTDIIHLKTLIEPLAVTELENGLFHYSADYKIRAQSGQIMKVLETSEQLKLDKFFVLS; translated from the coding sequence ATGCCTTTCTTCAAAAAGAAGAACACAGAATCCTTCATCAACGGCTCCTTGGATTTTAAACAATTGGTCGACGCGACCCACTTTCTCGAAAATCATCCGGATGCGGTCTATATCTTGAATTTAGAAGGAGAAATCGTCTCTTACAATCAAAAACTGTCCCTGCTTCTCGGCTATGGTGGGAAACAACTTCACCATCAACATTTCAATGAGTTCATCACACCGACCGAAGCGAAGCGGAGGACGCCGCTTAAACAACGGATTTTGACGGATATCATCCATCTGAAAACACTGATTGAACCGCTCGCCGTGACCGAACTCGAGAACGGACTGTTTCACTACTCGGCCGACTATAAAATCCGCGCCCAGTCGGGACAAATCATGAAGGTGCTCGAAACATCCGAACAACTGAAGCTGGATAAATTCTTCGTGTTATCCTGA
- a CDS encoding multidrug efflux MFS transporter, with protein sequence MPLWKRNLVVVWIGSFLTAAALSLVLPFLPLFIEELGVHGRQEITTWSGVAFGATFLVAAIVSPIWGRLADKKGRKLMLLRASLGMSIVMFLISFVQDVYQLVFLRLVMGAVSGFISAGITLIASQTPKEKSGWALGTLSTGGIAGGLLGPLIGGFLADMIGLRPVFFFTSIPLFLTFLVTYFFVKEEFVPLQTKQMASAKQIIQSLRHPELILSLFLTTFLIQFAAQSISPILSLYVRELSPGTERLALLSGIVASAPGIAALIAAQRLGRLSDKIGAERVLFFALLIFAAFLIPQAFVTDTSQLIILRMGIGFATAALMPSVQALLRKHTPANASGRIFGYNQSAQFMGNFLGPLAGGQIAGHFGFEALFLFTGLIVITNAVLERTQTAVLSKKHS encoded by the coding sequence ATGCCATTGTGGAAACGAAATTTAGTCGTCGTATGGATCGGTAGTTTTTTGACTGCTGCCGCGTTAAGTTTAGTCTTACCGTTTTTGCCCTTATTCATTGAAGAACTTGGTGTCCACGGACGCCAGGAAATCACGACCTGGTCCGGCGTAGCGTTTGGTGCAACTTTCCTCGTCGCAGCAATCGTCTCACCGATTTGGGGACGTTTGGCCGATAAAAAAGGCCGGAAGTTGATGTTACTGCGGGCAAGTCTCGGTATGTCGATCGTCATGTTCTTAATCAGCTTCGTTCAAGATGTGTATCAACTCGTTTTCTTACGACTCGTCATGGGAGCCGTCTCCGGATTCATCTCTGCCGGAATCACATTAATTGCGTCACAAACCCCAAAAGAGAAAAGTGGCTGGGCGCTCGGTACATTATCGACCGGTGGGATTGCCGGTGGATTACTCGGACCTCTGATTGGAGGATTCCTTGCCGATATGATTGGGCTTCGACCCGTTTTTTTCTTTACGAGCATTCCGCTCTTCCTGACGTTCCTCGTCACGTATTTCTTCGTCAAAGAAGAATTCGTGCCGCTTCAGACAAAGCAGATGGCGTCAGCGAAACAAATCATCCAGTCGTTACGTCATCCGGAACTGATTTTAAGTCTCTTTTTGACGACGTTTTTGATTCAGTTCGCAGCACAATCGATCAGTCCGATTCTATCGCTGTACGTCCGGGAACTTAGTCCTGGTACGGAACGATTGGCCTTACTGTCCGGTATCGTCGCGTCGGCTCCAGGGATTGCGGCCTTGATTGCCGCGCAGCGGCTCGGTCGGCTGTCGGATAAAATCGGGGCGGAACGCGTCTTGTTCTTCGCCTTACTGATTTTCGCCGCCTTCCTGATTCCGCAAGCATTCGTGACGGATACGAGTCAATTGATCATTTTACGGATGGGTATCGGCTTTGCGACCGCCGCTTTGATGCCGTCGGTCCAGGCGCTTCTCCGGAAACATACGCCGGCGAATGCGTCGGGTCGGATTTTCGGATATAACCAGTCGGCCCAGTTCATGGGGAACTTCCTCGGACCACTTGCCGGTGGCCAGATTGCCGGTCATTTCGGCTTTGAAGCGTTGTTCCTGTTCACTGGTCTGATTGTCATCACGAACGCGGTGCTCGAACGGACGCAAACGGCTGTCCTCAGTAAAAAACATTCTTAA
- the mreB gene encoding rod shape-determining protein MreB: MFLTKDIGIDLGTANVVIHVKGKGIVLDEPSVVAIDKVTGKIHAVGTEAHQMVGRTPGNIVAIRPLRDGVIADFEMTEAMLRHFIDKIEVRSMFGGVRMLICTPASITTVEAKAIRQAGEKSGAKTVFLEVEPKVAAVGAGMDIWMPAGHMVIDIGGGTTDVAVLSMGDIVCGETIKVAGDRFDHDIIRAIKDNHKLIIGERTAQNVKMTVATVSDEGRQEEMDIRGRNLVTGLPDNITISSQEMHEALAEAAMEIVEATKRVLEKTPPELAADIIDRGIILTGGGALLDGIDQLLAKELGLPVLIAEDPMLCVARGTGIMLDHLGK, translated from the coding sequence ATGTTTTTGACAAAGGATATCGGAATTGACTTAGGGACGGCGAATGTCGTCATTCACGTAAAAGGTAAGGGAATCGTACTCGACGAGCCGTCAGTCGTCGCTATTGATAAAGTAACAGGCAAAATTCATGCGGTCGGAACGGAAGCCCACCAAATGGTCGGCCGAACACCGGGTAACATCGTTGCCATCCGTCCATTACGCGATGGGGTCATCGCTGATTTCGAGATGACGGAAGCGATGTTACGTCACTTCATCGATAAAATTGAAGTGAGAAGTATGTTCGGCGGAGTCCGGATGTTGATTTGTACACCGGCCAGCATCACGACGGTCGAAGCGAAAGCGATTCGTCAAGCAGGTGAAAAATCAGGCGCGAAAACAGTTTTCCTTGAAGTGGAACCGAAAGTCGCAGCCGTCGGAGCGGGTATGGACATTTGGATGCCGGCCGGTCACATGGTCATTGATATCGGTGGCGGGACAACAGATGTCGCGGTCCTGTCGATGGGCGATATCGTCTGCGGTGAAACGATCAAAGTAGCAGGGGATCGGTTTGACCACGACATCATCCGTGCGATCAAAGATAACCATAAACTCATCATCGGGGAACGGACGGCTCAAAACGTCAAGATGACGGTCGCGACCGTTTCAGATGAGGGGCGTCAGGAAGAGATGGACATTCGTGGCCGGAATCTCGTGACAGGTCTCCCGGACAACATCACGATTTCATCGCAGGAGATGCATGAAGCATTGGCGGAAGCCGCAATGGAAATCGTTGAAGCAACAAAACGTGTCCTCGAGAAAACACCACCGGAACTTGCGGCAGACATCATCGACCGCGGGATCATCCTGACGGGTGGCGGAGCATTACTTGACGGCATCGACCAGTTGCTGGCGAAAGAGCTTGGACTTCCGGTCTTGATCGCAGAAGATCCGATGTTATGCGTTGCACGCGGGACAGGGATCATGCTTGATCATTTAGGGAAATAA
- the murA gene encoding UDP-N-acetylglucosamine 1-carboxyvinyltransferase produces MEKIVVRGGRKLAGTVKVEGAKNAVLKTLVATLLASEGTSVLQNVPRLADVYTINNVLRNLNAEVTFDAEANTVSVNAEAELKDEAPLEYVRKMRASILVMGPLLARLGRARVAMPGGCAIGSRPIDLHLKGFEAMGAKTIIGNGFVEAHVDGRLQGAKIYLDFPSVGATENIMMAATLAEGTTVIENVAKEPEIVDLANFLNAMGAKVRGAGTETIRIEGVEKLHGGNHYVIPDRIEAGTFMIAAAITEGDVEVIGAEREHLRPLISKMEEMGVKISDTEEGLRVVGPKKLVAIDVKTMPHPGFPTDVQAQMMALVLKAEGTSVITETVFENRFMHVEEFRRMNADIKIEGRSSIITGGIQLQGAEVLSTDLRSGAALVTAGLIAEGETRVGALHHIDRGYVDFHLKLQALGADVERITEETVAIEETAATKL; encoded by the coding sequence ATGGAAAAAATCGTTGTCCGTGGCGGACGTAAATTAGCTGGAACGGTAAAAGTAGAAGGTGCCAAAAATGCAGTCTTGAAAACATTGGTCGCAACATTGCTGGCTTCAGAAGGTACATCGGTCCTTCAAAACGTTCCCCGTTTGGCAGACGTCTATACCATCAATAACGTCTTACGGAACTTGAACGCAGAAGTAACATTCGATGCTGAAGCAAACACAGTCTCGGTCAATGCAGAAGCAGAATTGAAAGACGAAGCACCACTTGAATACGTTCGGAAGATGCGTGCGTCAATTCTTGTCATGGGACCACTCCTTGCGCGTCTCGGTCGTGCACGTGTCGCCATGCCGGGTGGCTGTGCGATTGGTTCACGTCCAATCGATCTTCACTTAAAAGGATTCGAAGCGATGGGCGCAAAAACAATCATCGGCAACGGATTCGTTGAAGCACACGTTGACGGTCGCCTGCAAGGTGCAAAAATCTACCTCGACTTCCCGTCAGTCGGTGCAACAGAAAACATCATGATGGCAGCGACACTTGCTGAAGGTACGACAGTCATCGAAAACGTCGCGAAAGAACCGGAAATCGTCGATCTCGCAAACTTCCTGAACGCAATGGGCGCAAAAGTCCGCGGTGCCGGTACAGAGACGATTCGCATCGAAGGTGTCGAAAAACTTCACGGTGGCAACCACTATGTCATTCCAGACCGGATCGAAGCCGGTACATTCATGATTGCAGCTGCCATCACGGAAGGTGACGTTGAAGTCATCGGTGCTGAGCGTGAACACCTTCGTCCATTGATCTCGAAAATGGAAGAGATGGGTGTTAAAATCTCAGACACAGAAGAAGGACTTCGTGTCGTCGGACCGAAGAAACTCGTTGCGATTGATGTCAAGACGATGCCACACCCTGGTTTCCCGACAGACGTTCAAGCGCAAATGATGGCGTTGGTCTTAAAAGCAGAAGGCACTTCTGTCATCACGGAAACAGTCTTCGAAAACCGTTTCATGCATGTCGAAGAATTCCGTCGTATGAACGCTGACATCAAGATCGAAGGACGTTCATCCATCATCACAGGCGGCATCCAGCTTCAAGGCGCAGAAGTCCTTTCAACGGACCTTCGTTCAGGGGCAGCACTTGTCACGGCAGGATTGATTGCAGAAGGCGAAACACGTGTTGGTGCCTTGCATCACATTGATCGCGGATACGTTGATTTCCATCTTAAATTACAAGCACTCGGCGCAGATGTCGAACGCATCACGGAAGAAACAGTCGCCATCGAAGAGACAGCAGCGACGAAGCTTTAA
- a CDS encoding DUF1146 family protein translates to MTSIGLSALISMLVYLTAIVFAWWALLPVKWEKFLQHPKGPQAVVLRVLLAVALGSLIARFLLDYSGFAQRLQFLVG, encoded by the coding sequence GTGACGTCAATCGGTTTAAGTGCATTAATCAGTATGCTCGTTTATTTAACGGCGATTGTCTTCGCCTGGTGGGCACTCCTTCCAGTCAAGTGGGAGAAGTTCCTGCAACATCCGAAAGGACCACAGGCTGTCGTCTTACGTGTGTTGCTTGCCGTTGCGCTCGGTTCGCTGATCGCCCGTTTTTTGCTCGACTATTCAGGATTCGCACAGCGTCTCCAGTTCTTAGTCGGGTGA
- a CDS encoding F0F1 ATP synthase subunit epsilon, giving the protein MNTLHVNIVTPDGEVYDGDVRMVVAKTISGEIGVLPHHVPLVTPLDISILKLRHEDGGRTLIAISGGFMEVRQDTVTVLAETAEAADKVDYDRASAAKVRAERRLQDTKLSDLEFKRAELSLKRAINRLNLKEYGRD; this is encoded by the coding sequence ATGAACACACTTCATGTCAATATCGTCACCCCGGATGGCGAAGTGTATGATGGCGATGTCCGTATGGTCGTTGCGAAAACGATATCTGGTGAGATCGGGGTTCTCCCGCACCACGTACCACTCGTAACACCACTCGACATCAGCATCTTGAAGTTGCGCCACGAAGATGGCGGACGCACGTTGATCGCTATCAGCGGTGGCTTTATGGAAGTGCGCCAGGATACAGTGACGGTTCTTGCTGAAACGGCTGAAGCAGCGGATAAGGTCGACTACGACCGTGCCTCGGCTGCGAAAGTCCGGGCAGAACGTCGCCTCCAGGACACGAAATTATCAGATCTTGAGTTCAAACGCGCTGAGCTTTCATTGAAACGCGCAATCAACCGTCTCAACCTAAAAGAGTACGGTCGCGATTGA
- the atpD gene encoding F0F1 ATP synthase subunit beta, whose translation MNELGLKGRVVAVMGPVIDVKFDGHLPKIYNALRIQYTPQTVEEVAIDLTLEVALHLGDDVVRTIAMDSTDGVRRGVEVLDTGAPISVPVGEATLGRVFNVLGNPIDEKELDASVERLPIHKKAPTFDNLSTKVEILETGIKVVDLLAPYIKGGKIGLFGGAGVGKTVLIQELINNIAQEHSGISVFAGVGERTREGNDLYHEMTDSGVIKQTAMVFGQMNEPPGARLRVALTGLTMAEYFRDEQGQDVLLFVDNIFRYTQAGSEVSALLGRMPSAVGYQPTLATEMGMLQERITSTNKGSVTSIQAVYVPADDYTDPAPATTFAHLDATTNLERRLSEMGIYPAVDPLASTSRALSPEIVGEEHYGVARQVQETLQRYKELQDIIAILGMDELSEEDKLTVHRARRIQFFLSQNFHVAEQFTGQKGSYVPVKDTIRGFKEILGGKHDDLTEEAFRLVGPIEDAIEKAKTLV comes from the coding sequence ATGAACGAACTCGGTTTAAAAGGCCGCGTCGTCGCGGTCATGGGACCTGTCATCGACGTTAAGTTCGACGGACACTTGCCGAAGATCTACAACGCGCTTCGTATTCAATATACGCCGCAAACAGTAGAAGAAGTGGCTATCGACTTGACGCTTGAGGTCGCCTTGCACCTTGGTGACGACGTCGTCCGTACCATTGCGATGGATTCTACGGATGGTGTACGCCGTGGAGTGGAAGTACTGGACACTGGTGCTCCAATCTCGGTACCTGTCGGAGAAGCAACGCTTGGTCGCGTCTTCAACGTACTCGGTAACCCAATTGATGAAAAAGAACTCGATGCAAGCGTGGAACGTCTTCCGATCCACAAAAAAGCACCGACGTTTGATAACCTTTCAACAAAAGTTGAAATCCTCGAAACAGGAATTAAAGTCGTTGACTTACTCGCTCCTTACATCAAGGGTGGTAAGATCGGTCTCTTCGGTGGTGCCGGTGTAGGTAAGACCGTCCTCATCCAGGAACTGATCAACAACATCGCGCAAGAGCACAGCGGTATCTCGGTATTCGCAGGTGTTGGTGAGCGGACGCGTGAAGGTAATGACTTGTACCACGAGATGACGGATTCAGGCGTTATCAAACAAACAGCGATGGTCTTCGGTCAGATGAACGAGCCGCCGGGCGCACGTCTTCGTGTTGCCTTGACTGGTTTGACAATGGCGGAATACTTCCGTGATGAGCAGGGACAAGACGTTCTTCTCTTCGTTGATAACATCTTCCGTTACACACAAGCAGGTTCAGAAGTATCGGCCCTTCTCGGTCGTATGCCATCTGCCGTTGGTTACCAGCCGACACTTGCTACAGAGATGGGTATGCTTCAAGAGCGTATCACGTCAACAAACAAAGGTTCGGTTACATCAATCCAAGCGGTTTATGTACCAGCCGATGACTATACTGACCCGGCTCCTGCAACGACGTTTGCCCACTTGGATGCAACGACGAACCTTGAGCGTCGTCTCTCTGAGATGGGTATCTATCCTGCCGTGGATCCACTTGCTTCTACATCACGTGCCCTTTCACCGGAAATCGTCGGCGAAGAGCATTACGGCGTAGCTCGTCAAGTTCAGGAAACACTTCAGCGTTACAAAGAACTTCAGGATATCATCGCGATCCTCGGTATGGACGAGTTGTCTGAAGAAGACAAATTGACTGTACACCGTGCGCGTCGTATCCAGTTCTTCTTGTCGCAGAACTTCCACGTAGCTGAGCAGTTCACAGGACAAAAAGGATCGTACGTCCCGGTTAAGGACACGATCCGCGGCTTCAAAGAAATCCTCGGTGGGAAACACGATGATTTGACGGAAGAAGCATTCCGTCTCGTCGGTCCGATCGAAGATGCGATTGAAAAAGCGAAGACGCTTGTCTAA
- the atpG gene encoding ATP synthase F1 subunit gamma, with the protein MASLREIQMRINSTKSTKQITKAMNMVSASKLNRAQAHSAKFQPYMLKMQEVLGTIANGTTGASHPMLEKRPVKKTGYIVITSDRGLAGAYNANVLREVYREINEKHTTDSYVLFVVGKVGVQFFRSRGITVTDAITGLNDSPSYVDVAEIVKRTVSAFTLGEIDELKLCYNHFMSVISQEVKVETLLPLGEIEASSSTTYEYEPSEEQILAELLPRYAESLIFGALLDAKVAEHASRMTAMQSATDNADDLIGRLTLVYNRARQAAITQEITEIVSGAAAQQ; encoded by the coding sequence ATGGCATCGTTGCGCGAGATACAAATGCGGATCAACTCGACGAAAAGTACGAAACAGATCACGAAAGCGATGAACATGGTTTCGGCGTCGAAACTGAACCGCGCTCAAGCACATAGCGCGAAGTTCCAGCCTTACATGCTGAAAATGCAGGAAGTGCTCGGAACCATTGCGAATGGCACGACAGGTGCTAGCCATCCGATGCTCGAAAAACGTCCTGTCAAAAAGACAGGGTATATCGTCATCACATCGGATCGCGGCTTAGCTGGTGCATATAACGCCAACGTGCTGCGTGAAGTCTACCGGGAAATCAATGAAAAGCATACTACGGACAGTTACGTCTTGTTCGTGGTCGGTAAAGTCGGTGTCCAGTTCTTCCGTTCACGCGGAATCACGGTCACGGATGCGATCACAGGACTAAACGATTCTCCTTCGTATGTCGATGTCGCAGAAATCGTGAAGCGTACAGTGAGTGCGTTCACGCTCGGCGAAATCGACGAACTCAAGCTGTGCTACAACCACTTCATGTCTGTCATCAGCCAGGAAGTGAAAGTCGAAACCCTTCTCCCGCTCGGAGAAATCGAAGCTTCGTCTTCGACGACTTATGAGTACGAGCCAAGCGAGGAACAAATCCTGGCTGAACTCCTTCCGCGTTATGCGGAGAGCTTGATTTTCGGTGCGCTTCTTGACGCGAAAGTAGCAGAACATGCGTCACGTATGACAGCAATGCAAAGTGCGACAGATAACGCAGATGACTTGATCGGTCGATTGACTCTCGTCTACAACCGGGCTCGACAAGCTGCAATCACGCAAGAAATCACAGAGATCGTCAGTGGAGCCGCTGCCCAGCAGTAA
- the atpA gene encoding F0F1 ATP synthase subunit alpha, whose product MSIRAEEISALLKARIAQYGSTMEVNETGTVIQIGDGIARAHGLDNVMSGELVEFANGTMGLAQNLEEGNVGIIILGDYLEIKEGDSVRRTGRIMEVPTGDALLGRVVNPLGMPIDGLGPIETEHYNPIERKASGVMARKSVHEPLQTGIKAIDALVPIGRGQRELIIGDRQTGKTSIAIDTIINQKEENMICIYVAIGQKESTVRGVVETLRKNGALDYTIVVSAAASQPAPLLYLAPFAGVAMGEHFMDLGKHVLVIYDDLSKQAAAYRELSLLLKRPPGREAYPGDVFYLHSRLLERAAKLNDGLGAGSLTALPFIETQASDISAYIPTNVISITDGQIFLQSDLFFSGVRPAINPGLSVSRVGGSAQVKAMKKVAGTLRLDLASYRELEAFSQFGSDLDKATQSKLNRGERTVEVLKQDLNQPLTVDKQVIIIYALTRGHLDDVAVSDIRRFEKELNLWLDQNRKQLCDEIRKTGNLPADEEIVTAISEFKKTFQPTV is encoded by the coding sequence ATGAGCATTAGAGCTGAAGAAATCAGCGCCCTGCTTAAAGCGCGTATCGCGCAGTACGGTTCTACGATGGAAGTGAACGAGACAGGTACAGTCATCCAAATCGGTGATGGTATCGCTCGTGCACACGGACTCGACAACGTCATGTCGGGAGAGCTCGTAGAATTCGCTAACGGCACAATGGGCTTGGCGCAAAACTTAGAAGAAGGCAACGTCGGTATCATCATTCTTGGTGACTACCTTGAAATCAAAGAAGGTGACTCTGTTCGCCGTACGGGCCGCATCATGGAAGTACCAACAGGAGACGCACTCCTCGGACGTGTCGTCAACCCGCTTGGTATGCCAATCGATGGTCTTGGTCCAATCGAAACAGAACACTATAACCCGATCGAGCGTAAAGCTTCTGGTGTTATGGCACGTAAATCGGTTCACGAACCACTTCAGACGGGAATCAAGGCAATCGATGCCCTCGTTCCAATCGGTCGTGGACAACGTGAGTTGATCATCGGTGACCGTCAGACGGGTAAAACGTCAATCGCCATCGATACGATCATCAACCAAAAAGAAGAAAACATGATCTGTATCTACGTCGCAATCGGACAAAAAGAATCAACAGTCCGTGGTGTTGTTGAAACACTCCGTAAAAACGGTGCACTTGATTACACAATCGTCGTTTCGGCAGCAGCTTCACAGCCGGCGCCACTTCTTTACCTCGCACCATTCGCTGGTGTAGCGATGGGTGAACACTTCATGGATCTCGGCAAGCACGTTCTTGTCATCTATGATGATCTTTCAAAACAAGCAGCGGCATACCGTGAGCTTTCGCTTCTTCTGAAGCGTCCACCAGGCCGCGAAGCCTACCCGGGTGATGTCTTCTACCTTCACTCACGTCTCCTTGAGCGTGCAGCGAAATTGAACGACGGACTTGGTGCAGGTAGCTTAACAGCTCTTCCATTCATCGAGACACAAGCGTCGGATATCTCGGCTTACATCCCGACAAATGTTATCTCGATCACGGATGGTCAAATCTTCCTTCAATCGGATCTCTTCTTCTCAGGTGTCCGTCCAGCGATCAACCCGGGTCTCTCGGTATCGCGTGTAGGTGGTTCGGCTCAAGTGAAAGCGATGAAGAAGGTAGCGGGTACGCTCCGTCTTGACCTCGCTTCTTACCGTGAGCTCGAAGCCTTTTCACAGTTCGGATCTGACCTTGATAAAGCGACACAATCGAAGCTTAACCGTGGTGAGCGGACAGTAGAGGTTCTGAAACAGGACCTTAACCAACCGTTGACTGTCGATAAGCAAGTCATCATCATCTATGCCTTGACTCGTGGTCACCTTGATGATGTTGCCGTTTCAGATATTCGTCGTTTTGAAAAGGAACTCAACCTCTGGCTCGATCAAAACCGCAAACAACTTTGCGACGAGATCCGTAAAACAGGTAACCTTCCAGCTGACGAAGAAATCGTTACTGCAATCTCAGAATTTAAGAAAACGTTCCAACCGACTGTCTAA
- a CDS encoding F0F1 ATP synthase subunit delta, which produces MRDHVAGRYAKALFDLALEHHVLEQAEADVRTLGEVLHATPELASVLGNPSISAEELKQVLHTSFTGFNTIVLNTILVMVENDRAPEVLSLPEHFIALLNEHRNVATAIVTSAYKLSDEELTNVKETFGQKSGKTLEVENVVDTNVIGGLRVQIGYTTYDGTIETKLTRLERELLKA; this is translated from the coding sequence ATGCGTGACCACGTAGCGGGACGCTACGCAAAAGCGCTCTTCGATCTTGCACTTGAGCACCATGTGCTCGAACAAGCAGAAGCTGATGTGCGAACGCTCGGCGAAGTGCTCCACGCAACACCAGAGCTCGCATCGGTTTTAGGAAACCCGTCGATTTCTGCAGAAGAGCTGAAGCAAGTCCTTCATACGAGCTTCACAGGCTTCAATACGATTGTCTTAAATACGATCCTCGTCATGGTCGAAAACGACCGGGCACCGGAAGTATTGTCATTGCCGGAGCATTTCATCGCGTTGTTGAATGAGCACCGTAACGTTGCAACAGCAATCGTGACAAGTGCATACAAACTGTCGGACGAAGAACTCACGAACGTGAAGGAAACGTTTGGCCAAAAATCAGGAAAAACGCTTGAAGTAGAAAATGTTGTTGATACGAACGTAATCGGCGGACTTCGTGTTCAAATCGGTTACACGACATATGATGGCACGATCGAAACGAAACTAACGCGACTTGAGCGTGAGCTGTTAAAAGCGTAA